A part of Betaproteobacteria bacterium genomic DNA contains:
- a CDS encoding DUF2088 domain-containing protein → MIGDRIEVNIAGGLDVPLPRMVHVRQKFALPRVENVSRTVAAEFLRPEVRAKVKPGMTIAVGCGSRGINNIAECAKQVIAELKALGAKPFIFPAMGSHGGATAEGQHEVLEGYGITEDFVGCPIRSQMDVVEVGKLPDGMPVYMDKLASEADGVVVVCRVKPHTNFRAPIESGIVKMLTIGMGKIVGATELHTQGMDKFGELLPAAASLIMARKNILLGVAMVENAADETAIIEAVPAEKIFEREPVLQAKAKEMMARLQFDEIDVLVVERIGKNISGSGMDPNITGRNCRLVEWNMKPFVKKIAVLGLTPETHGNATGMGAADVITMRLYKDLDIAKTYANIITSTYLDGAGIPLIMNTDAEAIQLAVKTVVRVKPQDTKVVRIANTLEIMDIHVSEPMLPFIKANPSMFEVMGEPEPFKFDAKGTLYPMLGRHHEHATA, encoded by the coding sequence ATGATCGGAGACAGAATCGAGGTCAACATTGCCGGCGGACTGGACGTACCGCTGCCCCGCATGGTCCATGTGCGGCAGAAATTCGCGCTGCCGCGCGTCGAGAATGTCTCCAGGACGGTGGCCGCGGAGTTCCTCCGCCCCGAAGTGCGTGCCAAGGTGAAGCCGGGCATGACCATCGCCGTCGGCTGCGGCAGCCGCGGCATCAACAACATCGCGGAATGCGCCAAGCAGGTCATCGCCGAACTGAAGGCGCTGGGCGCCAAGCCCTTCATCTTCCCCGCCATGGGCAGCCACGGCGGTGCCACGGCCGAAGGCCAGCACGAAGTGCTGGAAGGCTACGGGATCACCGAGGACTTCGTCGGCTGCCCGATCCGCTCCCAGATGGACGTGGTGGAAGTGGGCAAGCTGCCGGACGGCATGCCGGTCTACATGGACAAGCTGGCATCCGAGGCCGACGGCGTGGTCGTCGTCTGCCGCGTCAAGCCGCACACCAATTTCCGCGCACCGATCGAATCCGGCATCGTCAAGATGCTCACCATTGGCATGGGCAAGATCGTGGGCGCGACCGAACTGCACACGCAGGGCATGGACAAGTTCGGCGAGCTGCTTCCGGCCGCGGCCAGCCTCATCATGGCCAGGAAGAACATCCTTCTTGGCGTCGCGATGGTCGAGAACGCGGCCGACGAGACCGCCATCATCGAGGCGGTTCCCGCGGAGAAGATTTTCGAACGCGAGCCCGTGCTCCAGGCAAAGGCCAAGGAAATGATGGCCCGGCTGCAGTTCGACGAGATCGACGTGCTGGTCGTGGAACGGATCGGCAAGAACATCTCGGGCTCGGGCATGGACCCCAACATCACCGGCCGCAACTGCCGCCTGGTGGAGTGGAACATGAAGCCGTTCGTGAAGAAGATCGCCGTGCTGGGACTCACGCCCGAAACCCATGGCAACGCGACCGGCATGGGCGCCGCAGACGTGATCACGATGCGCCTGTACAAGGATCTGGACATCGCCAAGACGTACGCGAACATCATCACCTCGACGTACCTGGACGGCGCGGGCATTCCGCTCATCATGAATACGGACGCCGAAGCCATCCAGCTCGCGGTGAAGACGGTCGTGCGCGTGAAGCCGCAGGACACCAAGGTCGTGCGCATCGCCAACACGCTGGAGATCATGGACATCCACGTGTCCGAACCGATGCTGCCCTTCATCAAGGCCAACCCGTCGATGTTCGAGGTGATGGGCGAACCGGAGCCGTTCAAGTTCGATGCGAAGGGAACGCTGTACCCCATGCTGGGACGCCATCACGAACACGCCACGGCGTAG
- the glgA gene encoding glycogen synthase GlgA has product MDGPRTVARPHPSAARSRGTGAGGVKILFATSEAVPLVKTGGLADVSGALPLALRREGADVRLLMPGYRSVLTGAGDGWETVADLALPPFPPARLLATTLPGGLPLLAIECPPLFDREGGLYQRRAGEDWPDNDIRFGLLSRVAALLAQESSPLGWRPDLLHCNDWQTGLAPAFLAASGGGAPTLLTIHNLAFQGIFQTGTLARVGLPWDLYRVDGVEYYGNISFLKAGIQFATRLTTVSPTYAREIQSEPLGFGLQGLLAWRSRDLTGILNGIDEQTWDPARDPHLPRRYDATSLPRKEASKRALQVALGLDADPKAPLLGAVSRLTHQKGLDLLIACIEPLLESGLQLAVLGSGEPELESAFTGLAQRYPGRAGVRLGFDEAFSHLVEAGADFFVMPSRFEPCGLNQMYSQRYGTPVVARTTGGLADSITDAGAGPGTVPDATGFLFRDPTPEALAEALDRAVGAFAHRRVWRRMQRAGMARDFSWDAAARTYLELYRSLV; this is encoded by the coding sequence ATGGATGGGCCACGGACAGTCGCTCGTCCTCACCCTTCCGCCGCTCGGTCTCGTGGTACTGGCGCCGGCGGCGTGAAGATCCTCTTCGCCACCTCCGAGGCCGTGCCGCTGGTCAAGACCGGCGGACTGGCCGACGTGAGCGGCGCGTTGCCGCTGGCTTTGCGCCGGGAGGGTGCCGATGTCCGGCTGCTGATGCCCGGATACCGGTCCGTCCTGACCGGCGCGGGCGATGGTTGGGAAACCGTGGCCGATCTGGCTCTCCCGCCGTTTCCACCGGCTCGCCTTCTCGCCACGACATTGCCCGGCGGCCTGCCGCTGCTCGCCATCGAGTGCCCGCCTCTTTTCGACCGGGAAGGCGGGCTCTATCAGAGACGGGCGGGCGAAGATTGGCCGGACAACGACATCCGCTTCGGCCTGCTTTCACGCGTTGCCGCTCTCCTGGCCCAGGAATCGTCGCCTCTCGGCTGGCGGCCGGACCTGCTCCACTGCAACGACTGGCAGACCGGCCTGGCTCCCGCGTTCCTGGCCGCGTCGGGCGGCGGAGCCCCCACGCTGCTGACGATCCACAACCTTGCCTTCCAGGGCATCTTCCAGACCGGCACCCTGGCCCGTGTCGGGCTGCCCTGGGACTTGTACCGGGTCGACGGGGTGGAGTACTACGGCAACATTTCATTTCTCAAGGCCGGCATCCAGTTCGCGACCCGGCTCACGACCGTGAGCCCCACCTACGCCCGCGAAATCCAGAGCGAGCCGCTGGGTTTCGGTCTTCAGGGCCTGCTGGCCTGGCGATCGCGGGATCTCACCGGAATCCTGAACGGCATCGACGAGCAGACCTGGGATCCCGCCCGGGATCCGCATCTGCCTCGCCGCTACGACGCCACATCGCTTCCGCGCAAGGAGGCCAGCAAACGGGCGCTCCAGGTTGCGCTGGGGCTGGATGCCGATCCGAAGGCCCCGTTGCTGGGCGCGGTGAGCCGCCTCACGCACCAGAAGGGGCTCGACCTCCTCATCGCCTGCATCGAACCATTGCTGGAATCGGGCCTTCAGCTCGCCGTGCTGGGTTCCGGAGAACCGGAGTTGGAAAGCGCTTTCACCGGCCTCGCGCAGCGGTATCCCGGCAGGGCCGGCGTCCGGCTGGGGTTCGACGAAGCCTTCTCGCACTTGGTGGAAGCAGGCGCTGACTTCTTCGTCATGCCTTCGCGCTTCGAGCCCTGCGGTCTCAACCAGATGTACAGCCAGCGCTATGGCACTCCCGTGGTGGCCCGTACCACCGGGGGCCTGGCCGACAGCATCACGGACGCCGGAGCGGGACCCGGGACGGTCCCGGACGCGACCGGATTCCTCTTCAGGGATCCCACGCCCGAGGCGCTCGCGGAGGCCCTCGACCGCGCCGTGGGCGCATTCGCCCACCGGCGCGTATGGCGCCGCATGCAACGCGCGGGCATGGCCCGCGACTTTTCCTGGGACGCCGCCGCGAGAACCTACCTGGAACTCTACCGGTCCCTGGTGTAA
- the glgB gene encoding 1,4-alpha-glucan branching protein GlgB: MTDSRLPLLLEGRLHDPHAVLGAHAAGGRWHIRHIDPHAVAVSALFADGWKPLHRQGPGLFESTGSDVPLRPVRLRVDWSGSQQEIVSPWSFPPDIGEQDLYLFNEGRLLQAWRILGAQPHSRDGVDGVRFGCWAPNAERVSVVGDFNRWDGRCHPMTSRGSSGVWELFIPGLAPGALYKFEIRQVGTGALLTKTDPYARRFELRPGTAARVCGPGEHRWNDAAWMERRSRSDWLHGPLNAYEVHAGSWKRHPDGRFYSYRELAGHLVPYVRDMGYTHIEMLPLSEHPLDESWGYQATGYFAATSRFGTEDDLRFFVDTCHGAGIGVILDWVPGHFPRDDWALARFDGSALYEHEDPRLGLHQEWGTHVFNYGRNEVRSFLLSSAVYWLQEFHVDGLRVDAVASMLYLDYSRRDGEWLPNRFGGRENLEAIDFLRELNTVVHRDFPGALTFAEESTAWPMVSRPAYVGGLGFSMKWNMGWMNDTLAYMSLDPVYRRFHQDKLTFGQIYAYSENFLLPLSHDEVVHGKRSLLDKMPGDAWQKFANLRLLLACQAASPGKKLLFMGGEFGQGREWRVGGELDWGLLESHWHRGVQACARDLNVLYRDTPALHELDFDAAGFQWIDCHDADQSVISWIRRDRHGGFVVIAANFTPVPRSPYRIGVPRPGAYRELLNTDSSFYGGSNQGNGEGLLTESREWMGHGQSLVLTLPPLGLVVLAPAA, translated from the coding sequence ATGACAGATTCGCGTCTGCCCCTGCTGCTCGAGGGAAGGCTCCATGATCCGCATGCGGTGCTCGGCGCACACGCCGCCGGCGGCAGATGGCACATTCGCCACATCGATCCGCATGCGGTCGCCGTGTCCGCGCTGTTCGCCGACGGCTGGAAACCGCTGCATCGGCAAGGGCCGGGCCTGTTCGAATCCACCGGCAGCGACGTTCCCCTCCGGCCGGTGCGGCTGCGCGTCGACTGGTCCGGCTCGCAGCAGGAGATCGTCAGCCCGTGGTCGTTCCCGCCCGATATCGGCGAACAGGACCTGTATCTGTTCAACGAGGGCCGTCTGCTGCAGGCCTGGCGCATCCTCGGCGCCCAGCCTCATTCCCGCGATGGCGTCGACGGCGTTCGGTTCGGCTGCTGGGCGCCGAATGCGGAACGCGTCAGTGTGGTCGGGGACTTCAACCGCTGGGACGGCCGGTGCCACCCCATGACGAGCCGGGGCTCGAGCGGCGTATGGGAGCTTTTCATCCCCGGCCTCGCCCCCGGTGCGCTGTACAAGTTCGAGATCCGGCAAGTCGGCACCGGCGCGCTGCTGACCAAGACCGATCCCTACGCGCGGCGTTTCGAGTTGCGGCCCGGGACGGCCGCCCGCGTATGCGGCCCCGGGGAGCATCGCTGGAACGATGCGGCGTGGATGGAGCGACGCAGCCGGTCCGACTGGCTTCACGGACCGCTCAACGCCTACGAGGTCCACGCCGGTTCCTGGAAACGCCATCCCGACGGACGCTTCTACAGTTATCGCGAACTGGCCGGGCATCTGGTGCCGTACGTGCGCGACATGGGATACACGCACATCGAGATGCTTCCGCTTTCGGAGCACCCGCTGGACGAATCGTGGGGTTACCAGGCCACCGGCTACTTCGCCGCGACCAGCCGGTTCGGGACCGAAGACGACCTGCGCTTCTTCGTGGATACCTGTCACGGCGCGGGGATCGGCGTCATTCTCGACTGGGTGCCGGGCCACTTTCCCCGCGACGACTGGGCGCTTGCACGATTCGACGGGTCCGCACTCTACGAGCACGAAGACCCGCGGTTGGGACTGCATCAGGAATGGGGCACCCACGTCTTCAACTACGGGCGCAACGAAGTCCGCAGCTTCCTGCTGTCCTCCGCGGTGTATTGGCTGCAGGAGTTCCACGTCGACGGCCTGCGCGTGGACGCCGTCGCTTCCATGCTGTACCTCGACTATTCGCGCCGTGACGGCGAATGGCTTCCCAACCGGTTCGGCGGCCGCGAGAACCTGGAAGCCATCGACTTCCTCCGTGAACTGAACACCGTGGTCCACCGCGATTTTCCCGGCGCCCTCACCTTCGCCGAGGAGTCGACTGCCTGGCCCATGGTGTCGCGGCCCGCCTATGTGGGCGGGCTGGGCTTCTCCATGAAATGGAACATGGGCTGGATGAACGACACGCTCGCCTACATGTCGCTGGACCCCGTGTACCGGCGGTTCCACCAGGACAAGCTGACGTTCGGACAGATCTACGCCTACAGCGAGAACTTCCTGCTGCCCCTGTCCCATGACGAGGTGGTGCACGGCAAGCGTTCCCTGCTCGACAAGATGCCGGGCGACGCCTGGCAGAAGTTCGCCAACCTGCGCCTGCTGCTCGCCTGCCAGGCCGCATCGCCGGGCAAGAAACTGCTGTTCATGGGCGGGGAGTTCGGCCAGGGCCGTGAATGGCGCGTGGGCGGCGAGCTCGACTGGGGGTTGCTCGAATCGCACTGGCATCGCGGCGTGCAGGCCTGCGCGCGCGATCTCAACGTGCTCTACCGGGATACGCCCGCGCTGCACGAACTGGACTTCGACGCCGCGGGGTTCCAGTGGATCGACTGCCACGATGCCGATCAGTCCGTGATCTCCTGGATCCGGCGCGACCGGCACGGCGGCTTCGTGGTGATCGCGGCCAACTTCACGCCGGTACCTCGAAGCCCCTATCGCATCGGCGTTCCCCGTCCGGGCGCCTACCGGGAACTGCTCAATACCGATTCCTCCTTCTACGGCGGGTCGAACCAGGGCAACGGCGAGGGGCTTCTCACCGAATCGCGGGAATGGATGGGCCACGGACAGTCGCTCGTCCTCACCCTTCCGCCGCTCGGTCTCGTGGTACTGGCGCCGGCGGCGTGA
- the glgC gene encoding glucose-1-phosphate adenylyltransferase gives MQNDPRFVSRLTKNTYALVLAGGKGSRLRNLTDWRAKPAVPFGGKFRIVDFVLSNCVNSGIRQIGVATQYKAHSLIRHIQRGWSFLDGRFKEFVDVLPASQRTSDESWYQGTADAVYQNLDILRSYHPEYVLVLGGDHIYKMDYGKMLSDHVLKGADVTVACLEVPVETATAFGVMGIDADWRVREFVEKPANPESVPGKPGKALVSMGIYAFNAAFLYEQLEIDTRLKDSSHDFGKDLIPYLVGNAKVFAHNFIESCVAVKDGVPYWRDVGEVEAFWEANLDLSRVDPELNLYDTKWPIWTHQEQLPPAKFVFDEEGRRGYAVDSLVSGGCIVSGSRVARSVLFSNVRVHSYGEIEDSVLLPDVVVGRRVKLRKCVVDKRSMLPDGIEIGFDPEEDAKRFYVSDNGITLVTPDMLGQQVFHQR, from the coding sequence ATGCAAAACGATCCTCGTTTCGTCAGCAGACTCACCAAGAACACTTACGCGCTGGTGCTTGCGGGCGGCAAGGGCAGCCGCCTGCGCAATCTCACGGACTGGCGCGCAAAGCCGGCGGTGCCGTTCGGCGGCAAGTTCCGGATTGTCGATTTCGTGCTCTCGAACTGCGTCAATTCGGGCATCCGGCAGATCGGCGTGGCGACGCAATACAAGGCCCACAGCCTGATCCGGCACATCCAGCGGGGCTGGAGCTTCCTCGATGGGCGCTTCAAGGAATTCGTCGACGTGCTGCCCGCCTCGCAGCGGACCTCCGACGAGTCCTGGTACCAGGGCACTGCCGACGCGGTGTACCAGAATCTCGACATCCTGCGTTCCTACCATCCCGAGTACGTACTGGTGCTGGGCGGGGATCACATCTACAAGATGGACTACGGCAAGATGCTGTCGGATCACGTGCTGAAGGGAGCCGACGTGACGGTGGCGTGCCTGGAGGTTCCGGTGGAGACGGCCACCGCGTTCGGAGTGATGGGCATCGACGCCGACTGGCGGGTGCGCGAATTCGTCGAGAAGCCCGCGAATCCCGAATCGGTTCCCGGCAAACCCGGCAAGGCGCTCGTCAGCATGGGTATCTACGCCTTCAACGCGGCTTTCCTGTACGAACAGCTCGAAATCGACACCCGGCTCAAGGATTCCAGCCACGACTTCGGCAAGGACCTCATTCCCTACCTCGTGGGCAATGCCAAGGTTTTCGCGCACAACTTCATCGAGAGCTGCGTCGCGGTGAAGGACGGGGTGCCGTACTGGCGGGACGTCGGCGAGGTGGAGGCGTTCTGGGAAGCCAATCTCGACCTTTCGCGCGTGGACCCCGAGCTGAATCTCTACGACACGAAGTGGCCGATCTGGACGCACCAGGAGCAGCTTCCGCCGGCGAAGTTTGTCTTCGACGAAGAAGGGCGGCGCGGCTACGCGGTCGATTCCCTCGTGTCGGGCGGGTGCATCGTGAGCGGTTCCCGCGTGGCGCGCTCCGTGCTTTTCTCGAACGTGCGCGTGCACAGCTACGGTGAGATCGAGGATTCCGTGCTGCTCCCGGACGTGGTGGTCGGCCGGCGGGTCAAGTTGCGCAAGTGCGTCGTGGACAAGCGCAGCATGCTCCCCGACGGCATCGAGATCGGGTTCGATCCCGAGGAAGACGCGAAGAGGTTCTATGTGAGCGACAACGGCATCACCCTCGTGACACCGGACATGCTGGGACAGCAGGTCTTCCATCAGCGCTGA